In the Zingiber officinale cultivar Zhangliang chromosome 5A, Zo_v1.1, whole genome shotgun sequence genome, ctaaataaaatctcttacactaatttagggcaaaaccctaatccataaacctcgaccaactagggttagcttctTAAACCCTAATTCGTTCCATTAGATTTTAAATCAATCCAACCTCACCTAAtacatacattttttttttttagcatatacccaatgaaatagctaaataaaaatccctaACACAAAATAGGACAAACCCAAATAAACCCAtaacatatcccaactccatttaCTCATAACAACAtagatttaaataaatttttatactcctcatttcttatcctttcctaGCTCCAATTTTATGTACGCTGTAACAAAAGAAATGACTccctctacaccttacctcaaatcacagccagGGATATTGCTAGAAATTGTGGCCGGAAATCACAGCGGCTGCCGGGGACACCTGTTGTCGTTCACCTATGAAGCAACCAGGACAAATTCTTATACCGTGACTAGATCCGAAGCAAGGAAGAACATGAACTGGAAATCAATAACCGAAGTCATACCACAACCCTAATTCCACACCACACCTCGACTAGGGCTTCCTGTGGCCGCCGGCGGCGTGGGAATTTCCACAGAAAAAGGGACAACGGCGCAGCCTCGGCAGGAGgaagctcggctagggcacggtttGCACAAGCGTCACCGGCGCttggaagaagagaaaaagaagactTCGGCTTCGGCACTCACAGACGAGCGGCGTTGTACAGCAGTGGTTGCCGTCGCTGGTAGCAGTGGGAAGAGGAGTTCGGCTCGGGAGAAAGacaaaaatgaagaagatgaaaagGAGGGTTCGGCGGAGGGGTTGTATGCTCGAAGAGGagtaaccgccgccggcggttagggcaaggaggagaaaGGAAGGGCGGCATCGGGAGGGCtagggtgcgcgagggagaaagAAAACGGGACGAcgaaaaacaagaaaaagaaaaaggaaaaaggaaaaagaaattaaaacttttcctcattaaaacaaggTAGCCTAatcaggcttttccggaccctgtttttatccccataaactcgtccatacgagcttcgaaaatttcccgaaaatttttcaaaaatttcggaaaattcccttattaatattcgcctatttttttcggtattttacattgagGGGGATCAATCGCTAGAGCGCTCGACTCCCTCCATTTGTTCGCCTTGTGCAACCGTTGGAGAGTTCACTTGAATAGGTAGTGAGGGCTCTAGAACTATAGTCAGAGAAGTGTGCTCGGTTGGAGTTGTTGGTCTGTGTCTCTTTCAAGAAATCCTCAATGATTCTCCCAACTCCTTCGAAGATACTTAGACGGGCTTCATTGAAGGCTGTGGCGGTGGAAACTTTCCCgtactagccgttgtgtcgctgCTTGCCACTTCGCTAGCAGCTACGTCGCTAGGTGCAACATCTCCTATAGAGTCGGTCGGCTGCATGCCATACCTTTCCAGATCGTCTTTGTCCATCTTCAATGTCTTATTCATCGAGCCTTCTACATGATTCGAGCTGAATAAAGAAAAGAGAGACCCCAGTTAGCTATCATATAAGtccaaaacataattttttttttaccaaaagtaAATTGCAGTCTGACTTCAATCAAACTCAACCCAAATTGGTAGAGAATGCCCTTCTCAAACAAACGAGTGAATCAAAATTCAAATCAACCAAGCTCTCGGATGCTGTTATGAACATAATCTCTAAATGATAGTTGCACAGACTAGGGGCCTTCGGTAGTTCAATTTGGTAGCCGGTGGACCACACCATACAACAGAAGTTGGAGGTCGAATGAAAATATAGTGTGATTTTCAACTTTTATTGGAGGTTGATATCTCGTCTAAAATGATGCACATTGGTCAAACTTGGAAGAAAAAGACTATCGCATCCATCTTCTTCAGGTAGAAGGAATAATAGAACATTTTAGGAGTGAGCGGGAAATGATACAAACGAAAAACAATAATTACTACTTCACAGAGCAATCAGAAGGAGTTGAGTGTTAACTGTTGAAGGGGAATATGAAAATGTTAAGAAATCTCTAAGAATAAGCTCGAGATTGGGAATTGGAGGGCTTCCCAATAGTTGGTCTTCGAAAAAGGTAATGAATTTGGTTGGCAAGAGGTGTGGCCAATCAAACACATTTGGGATGATTTATGCAATGGTTAGCAGGAATCTTCAAGGTTAACCTAATTTGATCTATGTCTTCGCCATTGAGATCCGACCAGGTCAAAGTGTGCCAAAGGATAAGGACGTCAGAAGCCATGGATTGGAAGGGTGCAAGGTGAAAAAGAGAGACAAAAAGCAAAGCACAAAGACAATGATACAAAGGGAAGGAAGGAGTAACGCAAAGAAACTCATAGTTAAGGAAAAtcgagagagcttgaggaaatcATCGAAGACTTTATGAGAGGAGAAGGATGACGAAGAATGCATTCTCCCTTCGTCGCCTTTATAAAACCCCTTAATCCTTGAATCACAATCGTCTAATCCCGAAGACAAAAAGGAGGGCTAATCACCACTGCCCGATCATGAGCCAAATTGACCGTATCTTAATAGTCCTCTAGAAGGGATAAACCTTGGCATGGTGGCAACACATGACATTCCCGTATACACCTACATTTATAATAGACGTGATAGACCGATCATTATTCATACACCATCACTCGTATCACCCACATTTATGACGCATGACTTGTATATTTTTGAGGCACTGATTGTACGACAGCAAGGTTATCCAGATGACGTAAGTCCTAAGAATTGAGTCGGTCAGTAAACCAGACTATACTATTATCTATCAGTCAGGCTCAAACCTctttcgactaaacttgaagggaAAACTTGTAATACAGATAATGTCGGGAACCTCCACGTAAGATCGGAAGGTCAATCATTTCACTATGTGGAGGTCGAAGTCCAGAGGATCAACTTGAGTGATTATCTGATTGGGTCATTTAAGACAACCGACCAATCAGACTCCCCCGATCTCAATGGCTATGCTCCCTTCGCTTCAATGCCTTGCTTTGCCAACTCAGAGTTATTCTATGGTCAGACTTCCCCACCTCGAAAGGCTATGCTTCCTTTGCTTCAGTGCCCATCTTGACCAACTCAGAGTTATTCTCTGGTTGGATTCCCCCAACCCCTATTGGGCTCGGCTCCCTCTAACTTCTGGCTCTAACCAGCTAACTCTAATATCACTTTCATCTGATTATCCTATTTCCAGGGCCTTGACTCTCCTCGATTCGTTATAGATGAACACACATATAATCAAACTAGGTCACTTGAGACCAGAGTTTTGCTCCCTTATATCTTGTACTGTCTCATTGGGGCCCCACTACTCAACTCCTTTAGTGGACCAGGTCTTGGAAGCCCAATGGACTTCATGTTTCATGGGATCATACTTTAGTAAATACAGAAATGTTAGAGATATGTAGAATGGTATCAAGAATATGAGATATCATCGATGAAATTGATACAATAAATATATGACAATTTGACAATATTTTGTTTGACTATGATCGATGAAATTGATACAATAAATATACGAAGGCTTAACTAGACACACACACGTTACgtttcttcttcttatttatcTTCCGCATCAACTCCACTGACTTAAGCGTCAGTACATCTTCTGACCTACTAACTAATGTTATTTTCTCCCTATCTTTCGTTATCCTACGGGTATCGTTATTTTAAAATCTTGCTCCAATCGACTCAACAGTCAGCTCATCCATGATTCAATTGTCACGGATTTCAGACGTGATATATACTACACTTCCTGCCGGCTTACATTAGATATCCATCTGTTCCGGCCACGTCACGCAGGTTGTGAATAAATTCGTTTCAGCAGTCAAACACATGGTTCTGGGCCGAAGAAAATTCCACGTGGACGAGCGATCGCCTCGGAGTACGTTATCCACGCTGTCTCGCAGGAATATTCCATCGCGACTGCACTTGATTGCAGCTATTAAATGACCCATTTCGCCCTCTGCGATGCCCGTGGATCCATCCATCTTCCTCGATCCTTGCGCATCCATCGAGAGGATTCTGAAGTTTGGAATCGAAATTCGTAAAGTTGAGATCTTTATCGAAGTTTGACGCTCCTCCACGATCGCATGTCTTCCGTCGAGCTTTGATCCGCGATGAGGGGAGCGGTGGTGCGGAAGCGGGTTCGCCGGGAAGGGAAGGCCGCTCCTCCTTCCTCATCCCCAGCGAAACGGGGCCTACCTTCCGACGATCTCAGCCGTCGCCGACCGGGGGGCGGCACCAATGATCCGGCGCTCGCGGAAGCTGCCGGAACCGCGGCGGCGGGATGCGCCGCGCTCTGCTGCTGCTGCCCCTGCGCCCTCCTGAACCTACTCTTCGCCGTCGCGCTGAAGCTTCCGGCGGCGCTATTGCGGCGGGCGCTGACGCGGCGGCGGAGGAAGCGCTGGGCCAGAACCGGCGCTTGGAAGACGAAAGGCGGCGCATTTCGCGACGGCGACGACGATCTCAGACAGCGTGATTGGGGACTTAGTAGCGAGGGGACGACTTGGCCGGCGATCTCGCAGTGCCGGGAGACAGCGGAGCTG is a window encoding:
- the LOC121980052 gene encoding uncharacterized protein LOC121980052; amino-acid sequence: MRGAVVRKRVRREGKAAPPSSSPAKRGLPSDDLSRRRPGGGTNDPALAEAAGTAAAGCAALCCCCPCALLNLLFAVALKLPAALLRRALTRRRRKRWARTGAWKTKGGAFRDGDDDLRQRDWGLSSEGTTWPAISQCRETAELEKEMLSKFRSAGFWRSLSRSQRE